The Thermosipho melanesiensis BI429 sequence TCACCAATAAAAGGTTCTCCAGGTTGGTCTCTTGCTATAATAGTCCCAAAAAAAGAAGTTCTGGCAGGAGTATACTTTATTTCAAATGCAATATTAATTTCCTTTACTGTGATAATCATAATATCTTTTGTAGCAATTTTTTCTGTTTCAAATTATATTTCCAAAAATATAAAAACACTATCTGAAAAAGTACTAATTTTTGGTGAAGGAAATCTAAAAGTAACTTTCAAAACAAAAGGAAAAGATGAGATATCTGCAATAGGAAATGCTCTAAACAAAATGGCAAATGAACTAAAAAGCGCACTAATTGAAATTAAAGATTCCGCTGATACCGTAACTGAATCAGCAAAAAAATTATTCTCAGATTCTGAGATTTTAGATAATCTTGGAAAAAAAGTAAATAATGAAATGAATAAATCTAACTCTTCAATGCAAAATATATCCGCCACAATGCAAGAGATAACAAGTAGCATTGAAGAAATCGCTTCATCTGCTCAAACAGTATCTGATGCCGCACAAAAGCTATCAGAAAGTGCTTCGGTTGTAAGTGCTGATGCAAAAGAAGGAGAAAATGCCATTAACATGATAGTAAGAGTAATAGATTCAACTAAACAAAAAGCAGATCTTACAAATGAAATTGTCAACTCTCTATCAACAAAAGCTCAAAACATAGAAGAAATAGTTGAAACCATAAATTCCATAGCAGAACAGACAAATTTATTAGCTCTTAACGCAGCAATTGAAGCGGCAAGAGCAGGGGAAGCAGGAAAAGGTTTTGCGGTAGTTGCTGATGAAATTAGAAAACTTGCAGAAGAAAGTAAAAATGCAACTCAAAAAATAAACGAAATACTAGTTTCAATAAAAGATTCCTCCCTGAAAGCTTCTAGCGCTACAAATGAAACTGTTCAGGAAATAATAAACACAAAAGAAAAAGCAGAAAATGCTCAAAAAGCAATTATTGGTATATTAAAACAGATTGAAAACATATCTGAGATGATAGATTCTTTGGCATCAAGTGCGCAAGAACAAAGTGCATCCACTCAAGAAATAAGTAGCGCAATAGAAGCTGCTACCCAGGAAATTTCAGAAGTTTCAAACGTTGTTGAAGAAACAACTAAAATAACTCATGAACAATTTGAGCTTATCGAAAACGTAAAAAACGAAAGTAACGTGCTTTCCATGATAGCAGAAAAATTAGATGAGAAAGTTAATAAATTTAAATTTTAAATA is a genomic window containing:
- a CDS encoding methyl-accepting chemotaxis protein, with amino-acid sequence MKSIKLKMMVYISVPIVILLLIMGIVIFNISTREVTSLSIDFSNSILECSNDTFFEYFNRFIDFVKNMSQLPEIKSLDNNAISFLKSQLNRFQDVDDFFVADLNGNFLATSGVKGNISDREYFKKIKAGEDIVINDPVFSKASGKPVFVIASAIKKDGKTIGLLGAAIYLKALSKKIEELKIGQTGYAAIINSKGLTIAHPNEEYVLKLNILETDGFKELKDAGEKMIIGETGYSEIVDPNNVEKYIFYSPIKGSPGWSLAIIVPKKEVLAGVYFISNAILISFTVIIIISFVAIFSVSNYISKNIKTLSEKVLIFGEGNLKVTFKTKGKDEISAIGNALNKMANELKSALIEIKDSADTVTESAKKLFSDSEILDNLGKKVNNEMNKSNSSMQNISATMQEITSSIEEIASSAQTVSDAAQKLSESASVVSADAKEGENAINMIVRVIDSTKQKADLTNEIVNSLSTKAQNIEEIVETINSIAEQTNLLALNAAIEAARAGEAGKGFAVVADEIRKLAEESKNATQKINEILVSIKDSSLKASSATNETVQEIINTKEKAENAQKAIIGILKQIENISEMIDSLASSAQEQSASTQEISSAIEAATQEISEVSNVVEETTKITHEQFELIENVKNESNVLSMIAEKLDEKVNKFKF